Proteins from a genomic interval of Thunnus maccoyii chromosome 1, fThuMac1.1, whole genome shotgun sequence:
- the brd7 gene encoding bromodomain-containing protein 7, whose translation MGKKHKKHKSEKHGYEEYGERPLKLVLKVSGNEVTTGSSSRDTFYDEQPAEYDKPKDKKKKKKKDKERSFGSPEDDRGKKKMTKKKKGQDADGDDDREQSRTPVRSELDKLEAEKEQTPLQEALNQLIRQLQRKDPSAFFTFPVTDLIAPGYSSIIKRPMDFSTMKDKVKKECYQSLDELKVDFRIMCENAMIYNKPETIYHKAARKLLHSGMKILSQERLESLKQSIEFMSGLDPSTKLPGKTEEQGSTSLDQKKEGPTTTDTSERSQTPSTPRQDKDSKDEAAKAEKELEEIRKVIEESGGKLSNRVLQCDLGFARRKADGSTTLAILNPADLSAGDVGYCPVKLGMMSNRLQSGVNTLQGFREDKRNRITPVSYMNYGPFTSYAPTYDSSFANISKEDSDLIYAFYGEESSQQSSDSMSEFLTKSDEYVYKLADNLLDAMTNGEHSKTLKDTQPQVEEPANTQEDKDDMEVAEPEATSCNRLDFLRPAAGLQEAEELSGEALHIQQKLDETTKLLRDLQEAQKERLSAKQPPNMICLLAPTTKELDLAEKVTGNLAALTSQVAPCDVSSVYGIRKAMGVALPPESFIDLTTVQEMAEPMETLSCCQDAVPVAAV comes from the exons atgggCAAGAAGCATAAAAAACACAAGTCCGAAAAACACGGATATGAAG AGTACGGAGAGAGGCCACTGAAGCTGGTGCTGAAAGTGTCCGGGAACGAAGTGACGACGGGAAGCTCGAGTCGGGACACTTTTTACGACGAACAGCCGGCGGAGTATGACAAACCCaaggacaagaagaagaaaaagaagaaggacaAAGAGAGGAGCTTTGGGTCACCAGAGGATGACCGAGGAAAGAAAAAG atgacaaagaagaagaaaggccAAGATGCAGATGGAGATGATGACCGGGAACAGAGCAGAACTCCTGTCCGTTCAGAGCTGGATAAACTGGAAG CGGAGAAAGAGCAGACTCCTCTGCAGGAAGCTTTGAACCAACTCATCAGGCAGCTCCAAAG gAAAGACCCCAGTGCGTTTTTCACATTTCCAGTGACGGACCTTATTGCTCCCGGCTACTCCTCAATTATCAAGCGTCCTATGGACTTCAGCACAATGAAGGACAAAGTGAAGAAAGAGTGCTACCAGTCGTTGGATGAACTcaag GTTGATTTCAGGATCATGTGTGAAAACGCCATGATTTACAACAAACCTGAAACCATCTACCATAAAGCTGCTCGGAAACTGTTACACTCTGGGATGAAGATCTTAAGCCAG GAGAGGCTGGAGAGCCTGAAGCAGAGCATAGAATTCATGTCCGGCCTCGACCCTTCAACCAAACTGCCGGGGAAGACTGAGGAACAAGGGAGTACCAGCCTGGACCAGAAAAAAGAGGGACCTACAACCACAGACACCAGCGAACGCTCCCAGACACCCAGCACACCCAG ACAGGACAAAGACTCCAAGGACGAAGCGgcaaaggcagagaaagagCTTGAGGAAATCCGCAAGGTCATCGAGGAGTCTGGAGGAAAGCTGTCCAACAGAGTGCTGCAGTGTGAT TTGGGGTTTGCGAGGCGGAAGGCTGACGGCTCCACCACTCTGGCTATTCTCAACCCAGCAGATCTTTCAGCAGGAG ATGTGGGTTACTGTCCCGTGAAGCTGGGCATGATGTCCAATCGACTGCAGAGCGGTGTGAACACTCTGCAGGGCTTCAGGGAGGACAAGAGGAACAGGATCACTCCAG TGTCCTACATGAACTACGGGCCGTTCACCTCTTACGCACCCACCTACGACTCCAGTTTCGCTAACATCAGCAAGGAGGATTCTGACCTCATCTACGCCTTCTATGGAGAGGAGTCCAGTCAGCAGAGCTCAGACag catgTCAGAGTTCCTGACCAAATCAGACGAGTACGTATACAAGCTGGCAGACAATCTTCTGGATGCAATGACGAACGGAGAACATTCAAAAACCCTGAAGGACACTCAGCCA caggTGGAAGAGCCAGCAAATACACAAGAGGACAAGGATGACATGGAG GTAGCTGAACCCGAAGCAACCAGCTGTAACAGGCTCGACTTCCTGCGCCCTGCTGCAGGCCTGCAGGAGGCTGAGGAGCTGTCTGGGG AGGCCCTGCACATCCAGCAGAAACTGGACGAGACTACAAAGCTCCTGCGTGACTTGCAGGAAGCACAGAAGGAGCGTCTGAGTGCCAAGCAACCACCTAACATGATCTGCTTGCTGGCCCCGACTACCAAAGAGCTGGATTTGG CTGAGAAGGTGACAGGGAACTTGGCCGCGCTGACTAGCCAAGTGGCCCCATGTGACGTCAGCAGCGTCTACGGCATCAGGAAGGCCATGGGCGTCGCTCTACCTCCTGAATCCTTCATAGACCTCACCACAG TGCAGGAGATGGCTGAACCAATGGAGACCTTGTCATGTTGTCAAGATGCAGTTCCTGTTGCGGCTGTATAA